A stretch of DNA from Vidua chalybeata isolate OUT-0048 chromosome 3, bVidCha1 merged haplotype, whole genome shotgun sequence:
TCCTGTAATCTTAGcatctgcagggacagcaaGTTTCTGCTTAATTATTGCTGCTGAATCACATGACAAAGCATGAGGTTCTAAAAAATACATCTATATAAAACACCAACAGAAGAACACCCAAACCACAGGATAAGACCACTGTCCTGGCTTCAGCTGCTTTACACTCACAATACAAGCCTGTGGAGCCAATCCTGGTTTTTACAGATCTTTTCCCTGGGTtcataaaaccccaaacaataaACCCAGATTAAAAACATACCAGAACAAAAAAGCCCTACTCCCAGAAGGAGTGAGCAATTCATTGTGTTTATGTGTCAGCTCCTGCTATCTTCACACAGCAGAAGTCACAGCATCTCTGCAAGCCCAGGACTGGCCTCTGTATGCAAGGGGTTTGATGAGCTTCAGTGGACCTCATGGGGGGCAGACCCAATGGGGTttgtcccaatgtcccctctCCTAGCAGCCATGAGCACAGAGTTTGCTCCTGTGTCACTGATGTGTTCCCCAGCCACTGAAGAGCCTGCTCAGGGCAGGCCCTCCTTGGAGTTGAAGGGATCTCTGTTCCccacaaaatgcattttctacATAGATATTTTTGTTCAAAGACTAAACTTGGCATGTGTGGAGTTCAGCCAGTCACAAAACCACCTTTCAAAACTTGGGCTGGCAGAAACAACATTTAAATGTTACAAGTGCCACCATCTTAACCACTAGCCTACTAGAAATGGAGCAGAAGAATGTGCTGCTCTTGAATTTCCTTTAGGTTTTCTGAAGGCAGACAGCCCCACCTTAGCTCTGTGTAAGAAACCTGGCAGCCCTATCCCTAAGACctcatttttgaaaataagagaGAAGGAAGTGTGGCTATGGTCCTGAGGCAGTCACATGTCATCAGGTAAGAGGTCCAGCAATTCACCTTTCTTGGGCAGAAGTTTTCcggcagaaaacaaaaatcatctTCTTTGTGGCAAACTGTACAGAACTCTCTGATTCAAAACTCCATCCAAATAGAGATCTTTAACTacctggttttgcttttaagaTGGTGTTGTAAACATGAAGTCACCCTCAGACCAATTTGTCTTAGGTATGAATTGTACACAGAAACAGGCTGAACACCAGTTAACAAACTGGCAAGTAGTCCAAGCTGATATGGACTAATGAAAGACTAATAGACATTTTGTTAGGTTtcctaagatttttttttcaccagagATGTTAATCATCAAATGTGACCATTACGTGATGTTGCTATTTGCAGCTTGTGTATTCTGCAATAAGAAGATGTGGGACCTAGATGATACTAGTGGAAAATGAGTGACTTTAACTCATCTGTCAAGTATTTTACATGTAATTTTCAAATAAGTCAACGTGAgtccagcacagctctgttaCAGAGCCCAGAGGCACCCTGATAAATGACACAttgaaatctctttcaaaagaTGCAGCTTAGATGAGTTTTTCAGACTATGACACCAACTCAAGAAGTTCCTGCCCTGCTCATGCTGACATGCCCATGCTGTCAGGGTTGGGCTGCCCATGCCCAACCCTGACAGCATTGCTGCCTACATGATGCCATTGTAAACTGGATCACTGAAACAATCCAGGTAAAAGCAACTTCTTGGAGGGGTTTTGGTGCTGGAGAAAATGTTTGCCCATGCAGCAACTGCTCACCAGCTCCTGGCCTTCCAGGTAGCAGCACATGTCCTGAACAGTCTTCCCTGATGCTCTCTTTTGGGATTATTCTTCGGCAAAAGTCAAGTCCCTTTGAACTTGGAGCAAAGACCCCGGAGCAAAGTGCAGAGTTTTGGGAATCCCAGACTAATAGAAGGAcccattaatttcaaaataaaaggtATTCTAGAGACAGGTGAGGGAATAGTGATGTCTATTTATTGCTAAACCTGCTGAAATACCAAGATGATGATTATCTGAGTGGGTGGAGGGCATTACCCAGTGCTTTTGGAAAGCAGGTAGAGGGAGAGGAACAGAGGCCCCAGGCagtgtaagagaaaaaaattatggcTGAGTGAAtaaatcagggggaaaaaattgattttctcTACTCCTTCTTGTaagagaaaaacaaccaaaccaaacccaaattCATTTATATGGCTCAGTGAGGGCCCTCTGAAAGGCTGGGCCTGGGCAGCCTCATGGGCACAGGTTGATGGAGATTGGGCAGGGCTCTTTGCAAGGACCGTGCACAGGCTTGCGTGCAGCAAACGTGCACAGCCACTAAACCTGCAACAGTGGCATCTCCTGCagggttttttaatttccctaTGAAGAAACTGTAGTTGATTTTCTTCCAAAGTAAACCTCCCTCTATACCTAAGTATGTATAAATTAAATACCTGTGTATttgccttctttccttcctgaaaaCTGACTCCAatgtttctcttatttttaatagaaaacacAGCACTCAATAGGTATGCCAATAATCCATTGTAACTGCTTTTGCCTGCCTGCAAAACTCACCTGGCTACCCTAGTGAAATGGATTTAGTGTAAGCAattgccaggctgctctgccgAAAGTGTTCCCCAGTCTTTGGACTTGTAAGGATTCATTACTGGGGTCATGAACATTGCTGAGAGAAGATTTTAATTCAGGGATCCCTCTGCTGCAGTGGAGAGTAACCAAGAAAAGCAATTCAGAATGATTGCACCTGATGTCATGCAAGAAGCCCCTATCAAAACACAAGATGCTCTCAGGGAGGCAAAATCTCAAACAGCACTGCTTAACAGATGAGGAAGGGTGCATGATGAACCAGCTCAGCAGAAATCATCTGTGCTTGCACCTGATACCAGAGgcaccccacagcagctggtCCACTTgtcagggagagggagagaggcttCCACAGATGACTGGACAGTAATCGGCCGAGGAGAGCTGTCTCGTTAATAAATCTGTCCTCTGCAATGAGACTCTGCTCACACAGATGTGTCAGTTCCTCTATTCAGAGGGAGCAGCCTGAAAAAGATCATGGCAGCTATGCTTTCCACAGATGCCAGAGGCTGGGGTGAAGAGGCAGCAGGGATCATCAGTGAGGGTGTTGTGTCTCCTCCACGCCGCCCATGCAAGTCCCCCTGCGGTGGCTGATACAGCTGCTACCTACACACAGCATGCGAAGCTATGGAAGCAGGAGGCTGTCCTATTTGCCTGTGTCAAGCAAGACCATCAATAACACCTATTTTTCAGGCCCCATTTGACAGATTGTACTTTTGGATGTTGCACAGCAATAAAGTCCctacagctgtttttttttacatcatgCAAAGAAGGTTTTTAAATCCAAGCAGCTCATGCACCTGAAGGAAGAGAGAACTGTTCAGCAACCATGACCTGCTACAAACTTTTGCTTCCTCAACCTTGAATCAATTCTggattttccccctttcttttcctaaattCTCCAGTACCAGTACtgaagaaaccccaaaattcataTGTGGCCCTGGCATTGCCAAGTTGCTGCCTTGCTCAGGGTCCTTGGGACGCAGTGTCCTCTACAGCCTTTCTCCACAGCCCATCTCCTGGCTGTGCACTACAATGCTCTTGCTAAGAGTGAGAAGATGTGCAAGAACCAGAGGAAATCCTTGCACTGACAGAGAAAGGACGGTGCACACCAAGAACTCCATCGGAGCAGGGCAGCTTTGCAGATTGACTGAAAGGAGGCTGCCTGGCAGTCTTGCTCTCCCTCACAGACAGCAGACCACAGCACATCTCCTGAGGTGCTCCATACACacaggaaacaggaaaacattCTCCAGGTTCACCACTGCTGCTCGCCCTACCACAAAGCTTCCCCTTGAACATCTAACTGTGAAACAGTGaatgaaaatgcaattaaagaTGAAAGGGGTAAATTATGCACTGTAAAGTCAAAGGACACTGACTCCTTTCTGTCCGTCACCTGGAAAATAAGAAAGCTCGAAGTAAGCTGTAAACTGAATGAATGCCTCATTTAACCTCACCACTGAGATGCTCTACATACTATTCTGAAGTTAATAGAACACTTTCAATAATTTATAGCTAACCTTTTATTCTACTACATTTTGAAATTTACTCCTTTATACtaataaataaacaaaggaGAAAGGGCACTTTGTGTGGCGCCTGCCCTATGAGTCAGGGAAATATGTAtgtgggagcaggcagaggtATGGGCAGGATTCTGAAGAATCACAAAAGAATGACAGAAACAATGATTACACATCCCCAGCTGTGGAAAATAAGCAATGGAAAAAACATATcaatcttgaaaaaaattaatctgaagaagttaacatttaaaaaacacctATGTCAGAACCCAAATCTACAGATATTCTCTTGGAGGAgtccaaaagaaaaagatatctACCCCATTCaagggtgggaggaggaggaaaacagttATTGCATACTTAAAACAGTAAGTAGGCCAGGACATTCCTGAGACCAGGGTCCCACCAATATATAATTCCTCCATTTGATACCTTTTTTTGGccaagaaatacaattttacaaaaaaagcaACCCAAACAACTTTGCTAGTGTTGCtatgccacagcagcagcacaactcTGATTCTGTCCAGATCTGTCCCACACACCTGATCCCAAGTGAGTGCTCTGATCTTGTAAAGACATGCTTCCTCCTCCCCCACAGCAACACTGCTCCACTGACTGCAGAGCCCCTCGCCCCATCCCTGTGTAACACAGCTTGGCTACACGTGGCTTCGGCTGCAAGAGGGAATCCATCTGTTGCGACTTTAAAGAAGACAAGTTAGAGCTCTGTGATTCCTAAAAACCACAAATATTCCACCTTGGTTTGCCTGATTTGTCATTAACACTTCTCATGCCTAAATTAAGAAGGGCACTGAACACTAGATGCGTGCCGACAGTGTTGCAGTCGAGCAGCTTTTATAGCTTAGCCTCGTTTCCCTCCACACCTCCACGTTTCTTGGTCGTGCCTGTTGCATACCAACACACAGCAAGCCAACACAAGCCAAATTACTATTATTAGTGCGCACTAATTATTAAGGGTTCGGTGCAAATTCCAATAAAACTAAGGAACCAATTATTTTACCACATCTATGGGGCACTGACCTGTTTGCCCGTTTTCCCTGTTCTCAAAGATCCTTCAGCCTGGTACCCAACTCTGTGATGAAGCCTGTTTAGCACCAGTGAAGTTCCCCACATTCAGACTGACAACGTTCTGAGCTGAGATGAGGGAATCAAAGTTAAAATCCAGCCCATCGGCATCCATGAGTTCACTGCGGATAATGGACTCCATGTCACACTCCAGGCTCCCATTGAAAATATCCAGGTCCAAGTCACTCGGGAATTTCTCATGTCCCATGACCGGGAGGTTCACGCTAGAGGAGTACAAAGAGGAGCCTGACAGCGGGTCAGAAAGTGTTTGCATAGACTGATTGACAGGTGACTGCTGATGTTTGGTGGATCCCAAGCTGTTGGAGTCACTCAAGCCTATGTTACTGATGGAATTGGACAAGGCACGGCTGCCACTAAGAGAGGAGTTGTGGGTCTGGTGCTGGTGATGGGACAGGTTCTGATTGACCAGACCGCCCTGGCTGGACTGTGCGGCAAACGACATCATGGGGTCGTTGCGGAGCATTATATTCCTGCGGGAATTCTGGGCggacacagctgtgctggcttgTGACATGAGTGGGTCAGACTGTGTCATCATGACATCGCTGTGACTAAGCGCATCAGAGGTGAGGAGATCCTGCAGCGTCTGGTTGTTGTAATGAGAAATGGAAGAGAAGGTGGCCTGCTTGTTCTCCTGAATTGTCTGCATGGGTGACTGGCGGAGGGAATTCAGGGACGACGGCCCAAACACAGCATTGTTGAAACTACTTGACGGGGAGCCCAGCCCTGAACCTTTGGAACCATAAGGAAAACTGGAGCTTCTCTGCATTATCCCTCCTGTGGGTGactgctgggagggagggagtgtTATATTGTCCAAGAGATCATCCATGAGGTTATCAGTCAGTCCATCATTCAGGTTCATTGTCCCAGCCATATCAGTCAACCTAGGCAACTCCACAGTACATGGTTTGTTTACTGATGGGGACAAGCTCGATGGACTACTGTACAGCATGGGAGAAAGTGGAGCATCATCATCTTGAACATCATCGAGCTCGGTGCTTGCCAAAATTGGTGACAAGCGGCCACTGATCGTACTGGCGTTTGAATTTGTACGGGAGCGAAAATCTGTCCATGCATCCAGCTCGTCGCTGCTGCGGGAGGTGGGACTTCCTGGCCACttggagagctgggaagggctgtccTCACTCGTCTCCTGGGCTGTCTGCAAGGctgcctttttctttgctgcCCGCCCTCTGCTCTTGGTGTACTTGTTGCTGTTGTCCATTGACACAGCGCGTCTCCGGGGCGCCTTGCCGCCTTTTCCACCATCTGGATTGATCATCCACCAAGAGCTTTTCCCAGTGCCTTCATTCTGCACCCTGACGAATCGGCTGTGGAGTGACAAGTTGTGCCGGATcgaattctgcaggaaaagaagaaaataaagcatcaaGACTGGCACCCCACTTCTTTTACAAGCTAAATCTCAATCATTAAACCAACATGCCACAATAACAGCAACATGAATAAAATCATTGGACCCTCCTGGACATCTCCATGAATTTCTCTGGTGCTGGATATGGGAGGGCTGGAGTGTGACTGTGGCATGGCAGCGTCCTGCTGTAAAGCAAGCCCCAAGCTTGCACTAGCTGTGCATTCCTTGTGCCCATCTCCACATCCCTAAAAGCTTCATCCTAAGAAAAGATGCTAGAAAGGAGCTATATGTTTCTCCCTTACTTTTTACTCAGGACTAACTATTACTATCAGTAATCTTGCCATCAGTTCCttgaaataaaaactgcaaaGGCACAGCAAAAATCTGGCTAGAGGGGTAGTCACACTCATCTCAGCCTCTGCAAATgtctttttaattcttcatgGGCACGTGTGCTGTATATTTGTTATAATAGTTCCTGAGAAAACTGCAAGTGCTGttgctcctctcccacaggcaCACTGTGCATGACTAAGCTGTACTTTCTCTCTTGATTAGAGGCACCAGAATTATGCCCATACGGCAATAGCTGGCCAGCTGTCCCCTCGCCATAGTATCCTCACAGTCTTCAAAACATGATGTGACACAGTATGCAACGATATCCCTGTCCCCGTGAGCTGCTGGACACAGAGCTGAATGAAGCTGCTGCACACAGCCGGATACTCCACGCTGTACAGGATGCTATGGAATACAGGGCTCTCAGGGGAGCCTGCACAGCCTGCTCTTGCACCCTACCTGCTCGCACTAGTCAGCAGCATCGAACTGCCCAAACACCACGTTGGCTTAAACCGACGATAACCACATCAGAATCAGAAAGGGCCTGAGAAAACCAGCCCATGCCCCCCCCCAGAGAAACGGCACCAGATTTAAACCAAAAGAACTGAGATGAAAATCCCACTCCACTCATCCTGCTGATCTTGTGCTTAAAATATGgatcaaagaaaggaaaagcaaatagTATTTGTTAGTGTGAATGCTTCCAAGTTTGGTaaaccaacatttttttcccatgtggaaatCAAAAGATTTTTGGAGCTATCCAATATTCCTCTGAGAAACCCCTTGGGCTATTCCTCTAAGCTTAAAGAGTGCAgagttattttttcttaaattttggCAATTACCAATGAATTTTATCTATGAAAAGGATAATATCACATTTGTCCCATcaacatcttttaaaaacacGTAGTCAGCAAGACTATAACACAATCAAACCATTCAGAACAAGTGCCCTTTGTTtacaaaacactgaagaaactccagctttaaaTAGGCAAAGAATGAATCAATCAACAAATCATTCACCAGCACCTCAATATTTGCAACCTTAAGAAACATGGATGATCGATGTAAATAAAATGGAGATACATATAAAGAAGTACAgctcagcttcttttttttaaaaccattcttttcagtataaaatgcctttctttccccactgtttgtggtttttgtcaAATTGTGAAACGGAAAACATGCCTGAAGTTCTCACACACAGACAGCAGACGTGGTTGTGATTATCACttaatgaaaagagaaatcatATGGACCACGCTTCAAAACAGCAACGGTTATGTTCTAAACAATTTACACAAAGCAACTGATCAGACTGTGCTGACATGCTCAAGAGAAGTTTGGGTCAGTGCCTCAGCTATAAACATGTCCATTTCTGAGGGACTATCATGCCATCAAAATATGGTGGATTGAGTTGCACCATAATAATTCCTCAGTCTAAGGAcggaaaaagctttttattgtTTAACTAATGGCATTTTAACAATATTTCGAGTGTGGCAACTGTCTAACTTCTAGTAACTAGCTACCACTCCTTACTTTCTCAGGTTTCTCCCTGTAAAACTGGCTggagaactgatttttttttttttaaaataacctttCTTGATATTCCAGCTTGTATTGCATCTCTGCAGATAGCTCTCACCCTCACTCCCTGTAACTTCTACGGACAACCACTTGTGAGAACATCTGCATGGGGATTTCTCCATTCAAAGTCCACCCCAGGCTTCAAAAGCCATACGAACCATGCTGTTCCCCACCTAAAAATGCTGGGTATAAGAACACATGGCATCATGACTCttgctaatgaaaaataaatcttggaGAGGAGAAACACCTGAGGTGGCATACGCAGCATGCCATGCATACCTTCAGATATAAAAATACTCAGCCAAAGTGCCAGCAGCTAACAATTTTCAGCCTATAGTATTCTCATAAAAGGgcttatttctgctgctggtaTCCATAGTATGAAAGTATTTGGCCTAAAACCACGAAAAACCCTAAATGGTAAAATTGTGAGACTGAGGCACCGTTCAGGATGAGGACTCCTGCATGTGTGGATATGTATGTGCACAtgtgtaattttcttcttattataTCTTTTTCTCAGTGTCGGTTTTacacaaataataaaagaatGTAATAATCCTTCTGCATTGAAAATTGGTAGTTATAAAAATACAagcagtttgttttcctttacaTTAAACAGTATACCACTTACAATcctgcttctgtttttctttgcttttcttctgcaggaAGATTTTCTTAAGCATAACTGTGggctaatttatttttgtgtacCCCATCTCCACCCTCTGTTCAAACACTGCCTTAAAACCCACTTCTTTCATGTAACCTCCCCCACTAACCTCTTCAGCAACAGCATCTGAGTTTTTTGGTTTCTCCTTCTGTTGGGTGCCCTGCCAAATCAAATTAAGGCTGGATCCTATTATCCTTTCTCATGCAAGTTTTGCTACGGAAGCAACCAGGATTGACAACACACACCAGTAAAGGCTGTTGCATTGTGCTACCAGGTGGCAATCTGGATGGAAATAACTGTATTTTCTACCTGTTTTCTGAGCTgtcaaaaaaaatattcccatctGCTTAAAAGACAGGAAAGTATATGGGGACAATTGCTGCTCACAACTATGTGCATTACTAATATATCACCATGCAACGAACCACAAAGGAGGTggggaagcaaagaaaatacagtttatcATTTGAACCCACTGCTGATGAAATTAATGGGGATTTGTCTTTGACTTATGTGGGAGATGAATTAGGCCATGATGATGGAAACTTAACACATTTTTCCATGCCAAAATGCAATGAGAAACTTTAAAAGATCCATAAAGGAACTTCCATCATCTGTCCTGGAGACCATATGTAGATGGGAGAGACGCTAGCCAGGCTGCAGACAGCTCGGATACCACCGATGGGTACAACATATGGACTGTACTCGAGCAgagcaaaaaagaaatatgatgAGCTCCTCCCTTTATTAGTGTTACTATTTATACTGGATTTGAAGAATGTTGTGCGCTGTACTGAACGCCAGAAGACTGAGGTTCCTGCAGATAACATCTAGAGCGTCATGTACTGCCCTGAGGCCAGACCAGCTGGGTTGAAGTCCCCTTTGAAAGTGGTCCTGCAAGAAGAGGGACTGTCCCTGGAGACAAGGAAGACTCAGGGCAGAGGAACACATGAGACTGGGCAAAACTGGTGTGAGCAGAAGACGGTGCAGTGCCACAGGTAAGCAGTACTGCTGTCCTCCCTTGGCTTAGGCTGATGGCACCAGGAGAAGGGGTGAGCTGGGTGCTCAgaacagccagagcagcagtagcagGGCTTATACTACTTTCCTCAAACTCAGGGACATGCTCTCAACTTCAACAAATGTTGATCCACTACACCGCATTTTATTCAGTTAATACTCCTCGAGGGATCCAGCTACATTTTGCTCTCAAGAAAATCCCCTGAGATCAGCTAGCATGTCCTAATTACACGAGTCTCTctcaatattttgaaaagaactGCAAACGGGCAAGCTGACAGAGAGGACACTCAAACATTTCCGAAGTGCCCTATCCCTAATCTGATACAAACAACTGAATGAGTCTCCCAAGGAGGCTGGGACTGCTTGTTATTTCAACACTCAGACCTGGTCAGACAACAGCAGCAAATGCTTGAGcttttaaaatggagaaaattccccctccctgtgcccattTCAGCTTCTTCCAAGTAGTGTTTACCTTGTGGAGCCTGTCCACTAACTCAGACACCAGCTGCAAGTGCTTCCACTGCAGTACAGAGTCTTTTTTGTCTGGAAGCAACATGTGGTATCAATTTATCATCCTCGACAACGCAACAAGGAATCCACTcgctttaaaaataaaatgagagtTGTGTAACTTAACTCTTAAAAGTccctggttttttttggtttttttttttttaaaggctgaagATTAGCAAGATGAGGTGCAGCTGGTGGCTGATGAGTCCAAGTTACACACTggtctgtttttctttcagtgttctGTAGTGAGTAGCAAATTTGCAATTTCAGATATGGGCTCCTAAACTGTAAAGTTACAGCTAAAAATCAAAAGCAGTAGTTTAATAAGTGGAATATTAAGACATGgtgggagaaaaacaaacactatCTGCAGACCCATAAATGCTGCTAATGCTCACTTGGGAGAATTACACTTTATTTTATCCTGTATTAACATATATAATGTTTTTACTCCACCATATGAAGTTGTCCGGTAGCCATGCAGCAGAGAAGGGCATCAGATCTAACACCACTGAAAAGAAGCCATGAAAATAACTCCAGCTTATCAGCCTCCAGCTGAACACAGGGAGTCCAGCTTCTCCATGGCTCTGCTTGCTCAcctgaatttcagttttcagcttATGTCATCTTGCTCAAAATGTTATCCCACAAATCTCATTTGGGATGGACACTCCTAGAGACAGCTTTcaccaaaaaattattttctttaagaaaaccctactttttttttttttgcattcagtgGTTGATGAAACTGGAGTCTGTTAATAATTCAACACATATTGCCCACTTGTCCAGACCAGCGTCTGTGCCTTCTCATGAAGTAACTCAAAACTTGCTTCAACTACcagttttcacagaatcatagaatcacagaatatgttGAGTTAGAAGGGACACATCAGAATCATCAAGTGCCCTGctcaggacaccccaagagtcacaccatgtgtctgagagcattgtccGAACTCTTGAACTCAGACAAGTGATGCAGTGACCACTTATTTGGGGAGCCCAACCACCCTCagggtgaaaaaccttttcctgatatccaacctaaccctcccctggcacaacttcaTGCCATTCTCTGGTCACCACtaagaagagatcagtgtctgcccctcgtctcatgaggaagttgcagATTGCAATGAGGTCtcttttttctccaggctaaatgaccaagtgacctcagctgctcctcatatggcttctcCTCAAGGCCCTTCCCGATCCTTGTGGCCCTCTTCTGAACACTCTCTAATAGCTCTATGTCTTTTTTATactgtggtgcccaaaactgcactAACAGGACTAAAGGGGATGCTGCATCAGTGCAGAGCACTGATGGGACTGTGGGACAATCACATTTTACATTtcacatattttacattttgtttgctttaaagtCCCAAAGGAGATTCAGTTGCaagtaaacaagaaaacagatgcAGTGGCTAAAGTTGCCAATTGTGTGCATGTACTTAGGAATTTCTGGTGAAAGGGATTTGCAAGCCTAGGGAAGTTGATTTTTAGGAAGTACCAATCTATTGGTTCCATACAGTCCCTTGTTGCTTAGCTGCATAAGGCTGCAGTGCTACTCTTCTCAAAGAACTTTGAAATCCCAAAGTGGTCTCAGAATTTATTCCTCTTTCCCATGAGTTTTtgcaaaccagaaaaatgaatataatttaataaagtAGTGAGGGTGCTCTGCAGATACAGAAAAATCAAGAACTAAAACATAAAGAGAGGTCTCCCACAATATCTACCTAGCCATGTTGTCCTGATATACCTCTTTTCCGTATTAAACCAAATAGTATGTGTTCCAGATTGTtatattttcccaaaattatGGAAGCTGCAAGG
This window harbors:
- the FOXO3 gene encoding forkhead box protein O3, whose amino-acid sequence is MAEASPPAPLSPLDVELDPEFEPQSRPRSCTWPLQRPELQASPAKPAGESTADAASMIPEEEDDEEEGGGSAMTVGSAAPAGGEAAAAAATAAVPEEAARLLAPLPGGGPEGPSLSPGGAAAAAAGGGGLSGGPAAAPRKCSSRRNAWGNLSYADLITRAIESSPEKRLTLSQIYDWMVRCVPYFKDKGDSNSSAGWKNSIRHNLSLHSRFVRVQNEGTGKSSWWMINPDGGKGGKAPRRRAVSMDNSNKYTKSRGRAAKKKAALQTAQETSEDSPSQLSKWPGSPTSRSSDELDAWTDFRSRTNSNASTISGRLSPILASTELDDVQDDDAPLSPMLYSSPSSLSPSVNKPCTVELPRLTDMAGTMNLNDGLTDNLMDDLLDNITLPPSQQSPTGGIMQRSSSFPYGSKGSGLGSPSSSFNNAVFGPSSLNSLRQSPMQTIQENKQATFSSISHYNNQTLQDLLTSDALSHSDVMMTQSDPLMSQASTAVSAQNSRRNIMLRNDPMMSFAAQSSQGGLVNQNLSHHQHQTHNSSLSGSRALSNSISNIGLSDSNSLGSTKHQQSPVNQSMQTLSDPLSGSSLYSSSVNLPVMGHEKFPSDLDLDIFNGSLECDMESIIRSELMDADGLDFNFDSLISAQNVVSLNVGNFTGAKQASSQSWVPG